One genomic window of Streptomyces spiramyceticus includes the following:
- a CDS encoding Gfo/Idh/MocA family protein, with translation MTALGTPAEPSAAPGPPWPEASPVLRFGAIGCGDIAGRRTLPALLSTPGTVLTCVGSREPERAKALGEHFGCEAVAPYEALLERPDVDAVYIAVPSMLHAKWAAAALRAGKHVLVEKPAAANHADAARLFAMARERGLVLMENFMFLHHSQHATVKVLLETGAIGDLRTFSAAFTIPPRPDDDMRYRPDIGGGALLDNGVYPLRAAIHFLGPELRLMGAVLRRERRRGVVVSGSVLLAAPTGVAAHLAFGMEHGYRSAYELHGSTGSLALNHVFTTPDSHHPVLRLSRQDHREERVLPVDRHFVNILSVFRRAVTRAENISAESYAALRQAALVDEIVARAETVTV, from the coding sequence ATGACCGCCCTGGGTACTCCAGCCGAACCGTCCGCCGCACCCGGCCCGCCGTGGCCCGAAGCGTCCCCGGTGCTGCGCTTCGGAGCGATAGGTTGCGGCGACATCGCAGGCCGCCGCACCCTGCCCGCCCTGCTCTCCACCCCCGGCACCGTGCTGACCTGCGTCGGCAGCCGTGAACCGGAACGGGCCAAGGCCCTGGGGGAGCACTTCGGCTGCGAGGCGGTCGCGCCCTACGAGGCACTGCTGGAACGCCCCGACGTGGACGCCGTCTACATCGCCGTGCCCAGCATGCTGCACGCCAAATGGGCCGCCGCCGCGCTGCGGGCGGGCAAACACGTACTGGTGGAGAAGCCCGCCGCCGCCAACCACGCCGACGCGGCACGGCTTTTCGCCATGGCGCGGGAGCGCGGACTGGTGCTGATGGAGAACTTCATGTTCCTCCACCACTCGCAACACGCCACCGTCAAAGTGCTGTTGGAGACCGGGGCCATCGGAGACCTGCGCACCTTCTCCGCCGCCTTCACCATCCCGCCGCGCCCCGACGACGACATGCGCTACCGCCCCGACATCGGCGGCGGCGCACTCCTCGACAACGGCGTCTACCCGCTGCGCGCCGCGATCCACTTCCTCGGGCCCGAGCTGCGCCTGATGGGAGCGGTGCTGCGCCGCGAGCGGCGCCGGGGCGTGGTGGTCTCCGGCAGCGTCCTGCTGGCCGCGCCGACGGGGGTGGCCGCCCACCTCGCCTTCGGCATGGAACACGGCTACCGCTCGGCGTACGAACTGCACGGCAGCACCGGCTCGCTCGCCCTGAACCACGTCTTCACGACTCCGGACAGCCACCACCCCGTACTGCGGCTGTCCCGCCAGGACCACCGCGAAGAGCGAGTGCTGCCCGTGGACCGGCACTTCGTGAACATCCTGTCGGTCTTCCGCCGCGCGGTGACCCGGGCCGAGAACATCTCCGCCGAGTCGTATGCCGCCCTGCGTCAGGCGGCGTTGGTCGACGAGATCGTCGCCCGCGCCGAGACCGTCACGGTGTAG
- a CDS encoding NAD-dependent epimerase/dehydratase family protein — protein MRVLIIGGSQFVGRAYAAEALAAGHEVTTFNRGVSGTDLPGVEAVRGDREAAGDLERLVSGRRWDAVVDTCGYVPRTVGASAAALSGHADAYLYVSSIACLPDWTQAVRPVDDDSPAYDCPPDAGPDHADGDYGTLKAGCERAVDQHFVGRTLHLRAGVILGPHDNMRMLDAWLWRMRAAEGEHRRVLAPGGPEVGMRLIDVRDVAAFGLDCLAEGRTGAYIVNPPEKNTTFGNLLTECVKATGSAAEPVWVDDRFFADHGVSPWTDLPLWVPDTAQDTLVWAAGAPRARAAGLACRPISETVRDAWEVIRDQPVPELPLAAGCGLSLARERELLAAWDARGGAAG, from the coding sequence ATGCGAGTACTCATTATCGGAGGTTCACAGTTCGTGGGCCGGGCCTACGCCGCCGAGGCGCTGGCCGCCGGGCACGAGGTCACCACGTTCAACCGGGGCGTCAGCGGCACGGACCTGCCCGGCGTCGAGGCGGTCAGGGGTGATCGCGAGGCGGCCGGCGACCTGGAGCGGCTGGTGTCCGGAAGGCGCTGGGACGCGGTCGTGGACACCTGCGGCTACGTGCCCCGTACGGTGGGCGCCTCGGCCGCGGCGCTGTCCGGGCACGCGGACGCCTACCTCTACGTCTCCAGCATCGCCTGCCTGCCCGACTGGACGCAGGCGGTCCGCCCGGTCGACGACGACTCACCGGCCTACGACTGCCCGCCGGACGCAGGCCCGGACCACGCCGACGGCGACTACGGCACCCTGAAGGCCGGCTGCGAGCGCGCCGTGGACCAGCACTTCGTGGGCCGCACCCTGCACCTGCGGGCCGGCGTCATCCTCGGGCCGCACGACAACATGCGCATGCTCGACGCCTGGCTGTGGCGCATGCGCGCCGCCGAGGGGGAGCACCGCCGGGTTCTGGCCCCGGGCGGCCCCGAGGTCGGCATGCGCCTGATCGACGTGCGCGATGTCGCCGCCTTCGGCCTCGACTGCCTCGCCGAGGGCCGCACCGGCGCGTACATCGTCAACCCGCCGGAGAAGAACACCACGTTCGGGAATCTGCTCACGGAGTGCGTCAAGGCCACCGGGTCCGCCGCCGAGCCGGTATGGGTCGACGACCGGTTTTTCGCCGACCACGGCGTGAGCCCGTGGACGGACCTGCCGCTGTGGGTTCCCGACACCGCGCAGGACACCCTGGTCTGGGCGGCCGGGGCGCCGCGCGCACGGGCCGCGGGACTGGCCTGCCGCCCGATCTCCGAGACGGTGCGTGACGCCTGGGAGGTCATCCGGGACCAGCCCGTCCCTGAGCTTCCGCTCGCTGCCGGCTGCGGCCTTTCCCTGGCCCGGGAAAGGGAGTTGCTCGCCGCCTGGGACGCGCGCGGCGGTGCGGCCGGCTGA
- the hflX gene encoding GTPase HflX, whose product MNDTLAAADAEGWDGEQFDREDRASLRRVAGLSTELTDVSEVEYRKLRLERVVLVGIWTSGTAAEAESSLAELAALAETAGALVLDGVVQRRQKPDPATYIGSGKASQLRDIVEETGADTVVCDGELSPSQLMHLEEVVGVKVVDRTALILDIFAQHAQSREGKAQVALAQMQYMLPRLRGWGQSLSRQMGGGGGGGMATRGPGETKIETDRRRINDKMARLRRELEQLKTGRDVKREERRRNKVLSVALAGYTNAGKSSLLNRLTGAGVLVENALFATLDTTVRRATTPSGRTYTIADTVGFVRHLPHHLVEAFRSTIEEVADAHLVLHVVDGSHPDPGAQLASVREVLRDVGAAESTEIVVVNKADVADPDVLARLLEQEPDAIVVSARSGQGIDELQELIDRLLPHPAVEVEVVIPYDEGGLVARAHDEGEVLSAEHTPEGTLLTALVHPDLASELQAHPRP is encoded by the coding sequence ATGAACGACACATTGGCCGCGGCCGACGCCGAAGGGTGGGACGGCGAGCAGTTCGACCGCGAGGACCGGGCCTCCCTCCGCCGCGTCGCGGGGCTGTCCACCGAATTGACCGACGTCTCCGAGGTCGAGTACCGCAAGCTGCGACTGGAGCGGGTGGTGCTCGTCGGCATCTGGACCTCGGGAACGGCCGCCGAGGCCGAGAGCTCGCTCGCCGAGCTGGCGGCGCTGGCCGAGACCGCGGGCGCCCTCGTGCTGGACGGGGTCGTGCAGCGCCGGCAGAAGCCCGACCCGGCGACGTACATCGGCTCGGGCAAGGCGTCGCAGCTGCGCGACATCGTCGAGGAGACCGGCGCCGACACCGTGGTGTGCGACGGAGAGCTGAGCCCCAGCCAGCTGATGCACCTCGAGGAGGTCGTGGGCGTCAAGGTCGTGGACCGCACGGCGCTGATCCTGGACATCTTCGCGCAGCACGCCCAGTCCCGGGAGGGCAAGGCGCAAGTGGCGCTGGCGCAGATGCAGTACATGCTGCCGCGGCTGCGCGGCTGGGGCCAGTCGCTGTCCCGGCAGATGGGCGGCGGCGGTGGCGGCGGCATGGCCACGCGCGGCCCCGGTGAGACGAAGATCGAGACGGACCGGCGGCGGATCAACGACAAGATGGCCCGACTGCGCCGGGAACTGGAGCAGTTAAAGACGGGCCGGGACGTGAAGCGGGAGGAACGACGGCGCAACAAGGTGCTGTCGGTCGCTCTCGCCGGCTACACCAACGCCGGGAAGTCCTCACTGCTCAACCGCCTCACCGGCGCCGGTGTCCTGGTGGAGAACGCCTTGTTCGCCACCCTGGACACGACCGTGCGGCGGGCGACCACGCCCAGCGGGCGCACGTACACCATCGCCGACACCGTGGGCTTCGTACGGCATCTCCCGCATCACCTGGTGGAGGCGTTCCGCTCCACGATCGAAGAGGTCGCGGACGCGCACCTGGTGCTGCACGTGGTCGACGGGTCGCACCCGGACCCCGGCGCGCAGCTGGCCTCCGTACGCGAGGTGCTGCGGGACGTGGGCGCCGCCGAGTCCACCGAGATCGTGGTCGTCAACAAGGCCGACGTCGCGGACCCGGACGTACTCGCCCGCCTGCTGGAGCAGGAGCCGGACGCGATCGTTGTCTCCGCCAGGTCGGGGCAGGGCATCGACGAGTTGCAGGAGCTGATCGACCGCCTGCTGCCGCACCCCGCCGTGGAGGTCGAGGTCGTGATCCCCTACGACGAGGGGGGCCTGGTGGCGCGGGCGCACGACGAGGGCGAGGTGCTCAGTGCCGAGCACACGCCGGAGGGCACCCTGCTCACGGCGCTGGTCCACCCCGACCTCGCCTCGGAGTTGCAGGCGCACCCGCGGCCGTGA